The following are encoded in a window of Pseudomonas graminis genomic DNA:
- a CDS encoding LysR family transcriptional regulator, translated as MDQLLAIRSFARVVEVGSFTKAADSLAMPTTTVSKLVRELEAYLNVQLLQRTTRNVAVTAEGAAYYEQTARLLRDLEEVDGSFRSAQLSPRGRLKVDIGSSVATELIIPALPLFYARYPDIKIEVSVADRPIDLITDNVDCSIRGGELGDLSLAARSLGQARWATCASPAYLQRFGTPTHPRQLINDFPVVNYLSARTGRILPARFGKGDQRLDISGGGIFDVNESNAHVAAGLAGLGIIHTFHYTVAEHLRTGALVPVLEDWRPEGYPFNVVYAPNRYLNHRVRVFIDWLVELFAQMKTTTAFE; from the coding sequence TTGGATCAATTGCTCGCCATTCGCTCATTCGCCCGTGTGGTGGAAGTCGGCTCATTCACCAAAGCGGCAGACTCCCTGGCCATGCCCACCACCACGGTCAGCAAACTGGTGCGCGAGCTGGAGGCATATTTGAACGTCCAGCTGCTGCAGCGCACCACGCGCAATGTTGCGGTCACCGCTGAGGGGGCGGCCTATTACGAGCAGACGGCCCGGCTGCTCCGGGATCTGGAAGAAGTCGACGGCAGTTTCCGCTCAGCCCAACTCAGTCCTCGAGGCCGTTTGAAAGTCGACATCGGATCATCGGTGGCCACCGAGCTGATCATCCCCGCACTCCCGCTGTTCTACGCCCGCTACCCCGACATCAAGATTGAAGTCAGCGTGGCCGACCGGCCCATTGACCTGATCACCGATAACGTCGATTGCAGCATTCGCGGCGGTGAACTGGGCGACCTCTCACTGGCCGCGCGCTCACTCGGTCAGGCGCGCTGGGCCACCTGCGCGTCCCCGGCGTATCTTCAGCGCTTTGGCACACCGACCCATCCTCGGCAACTGATCAACGATTTCCCCGTGGTCAATTACCTGTCCGCGCGCACCGGGCGCATCCTCCCGGCGCGATTCGGCAAGGGTGACCAACGACTGGACATTTCCGGTGGCGGGATATTCGACGTCAACGAGAGCAATGCCCACGTGGCAGCTGGGCTGGCAGGGCTGGGAATCATCCACACGTTCCACTACACCGTCGCCGAGCATTTGCGCACGGGTGCGCTGGTGCCGGTGCTGGAAGACTGGCGCCCCGAGGGCTATCCGTTCAATGTGGTTTACGCACCCAACCGCTACCTCAACCATCGGGTCAGGGTGTTCATCGACTGGCTGGTTGAACTGTTCGCGCAGATGAAAACCACGACGGCGTTCGAATAA
- a CDS encoding ester cyclase produces MDHLTLKDLYTGYIACLNRQDWPSLGDFVGEDVYYNGERVGLAGYRQMLEQDFRAIPDLRFVIDRLIAEPPYIAARLMFDCTPVGELFDVPVNGRRVRFTENVFYTFEAGRIVNVESVIDKAAVAAQVPKP; encoded by the coding sequence ATGGACCACCTGACACTCAAAGACCTCTACACCGGCTATATCGCCTGCCTCAATCGCCAGGACTGGCCTTCGTTGGGCGACTTCGTGGGCGAGGACGTGTATTACAACGGCGAACGCGTTGGGCTGGCCGGCTATCGGCAAATGCTGGAGCAGGATTTCCGCGCCATTCCCGACCTGCGGTTCGTTATTGATCGGCTGATCGCAGAACCACCGTACATTGCCGCGCGGCTTATGTTCGACTGCACGCCGGTGGGCGAGCTGTTCGATGTGCCGGTGAACGGGAGGAGGGTAAGGTTTACGGAGAACGTGTTCTACACGTTTGAGGCGGGGCGTATCGTCAACGTCGAGTCGGTGATCGACAAGGCGGCGGTGGCGGCGCAGGTGCCGAAGCCCTGA